A stretch of Priestia aryabhattai DNA encodes these proteins:
- the gudD gene encoding glucarate dehydratase: MNNYVLTNSEIQNEKKSSTPQIIDMQVIPVAGHDSMLLNLSGAHSPFFTRNILILKDSTGSTGVGEVPGGENIRQTLEDAKTFVVGQSIGNYNNILNTVRKQFGDRDMAGRGLQTFDLRTTIHAVTALEAALLDLVGKFLDVPVAALLGEGQQREHVEMLGYLFYIGDRKKTDLDYLSGENEKVDWFRLRHEEALTPESIVKLAQAAHQQYGFNDFKLKGGVLQGEQEIEAVAALAEKFPDARITLDPNGAWSLEEAIQLCKNQHHVLAYAEDPCGSENEYSARETMAEFRRVTGLPTATNMIATDWRQMGHAIQLNAVDIPLADPHFWTMQGSIRVAQMCHEWGLTWGSHSNNHFDISLAMFTHVAAAAPGKITAIDTHWIWQDGQRLTKDPFKIEGGIVAVPKKPGLGIELDLERIEQAHQLYKKMQLGARDDSKAMQYLIKNWSFDNKRPCLVR; this comes from the coding sequence ATGAACAATTATGTCCTTACAAATAGTGAAATTCAAAACGAAAAAAAATCGTCTACGCCTCAAATTATAGATATGCAGGTCATACCTGTGGCTGGACATGATAGTATGCTGCTTAATCTCAGCGGAGCTCACAGTCCTTTCTTCACTCGAAATATTCTTATTTTAAAAGATAGTACTGGAAGCACAGGAGTAGGAGAAGTACCGGGAGGCGAAAACATTCGTCAAACGCTTGAAGATGCAAAGACATTTGTAGTAGGTCAATCAATTGGAAATTACAATAACATCTTAAATACAGTGCGTAAACAATTTGGAGACCGAGATATGGCAGGGAGAGGACTTCAAACATTCGATTTACGGACGACTATTCATGCCGTTACCGCATTGGAGGCAGCGTTATTAGATTTAGTAGGAAAATTTCTTGATGTACCAGTTGCAGCATTATTAGGAGAAGGACAACAAAGAGAACATGTGGAAATGCTAGGTTATTTATTTTATATTGGAGATCGCAAAAAAACCGACTTAGACTATCTAAGTGGTGAAAATGAAAAAGTGGATTGGTTTCGACTTCGTCATGAAGAAGCTCTGACTCCTGAATCAATCGTAAAACTCGCACAGGCAGCTCATCAGCAGTATGGATTTAATGATTTTAAACTAAAAGGCGGGGTCCTTCAAGGTGAGCAAGAAATAGAAGCTGTAGCAGCGTTAGCTGAAAAATTTCCAGATGCTCGAATTACCCTAGATCCTAACGGAGCTTGGTCTTTAGAAGAAGCTATCCAATTATGTAAAAATCAACATCATGTATTGGCCTACGCAGAGGACCCTTGTGGAAGTGAAAATGAATATTCAGCAAGAGAGACAATGGCTGAATTTCGCAGAGTAACTGGACTGCCGACCGCTACGAATATGATTGCTACAGATTGGCGACAAATGGGGCATGCTATTCAGTTAAACGCGGTGGATATCCCTCTAGCAGATCCGCATTTTTGGACTATGCAAGGCTCGATTCGTGTGGCTCAAATGTGTCATGAATGGGGGCTTACATGGGGATCACATTCAAATAATCATTTTGACATTTCACTGGCAATGTTTACCCACGTGGCGGCAGCTGCTCCTGGAAAAATTACCGCTATTGATACGCATTGGATTTGGCAAGATGGTCAGCGATTGACAAAAGACCCTTTTAAAATTGAGGGAGGAATCGTAGCAGTACCTAAAAAGCCAGGGCTTGGAATAGAGCTAGACTTAGAACGAATTGAACAAGCGCATCAGTTATATAAGAAGATGCAATTAGGAGCACGTGATGATTCAAAAGCTATGCAGTATTTAATTAAAAATTGGAGCTTTGATAATAAACGTCCTTGTTTAGTACGTTAA
- the gucD gene encoding alpha-ketoglutaric semialdehyde dehydrogenase GucD, with protein sequence MTISVQNKQYLNFINGKGVPSLSQEMMESLNPANKKEAVGYVQKSTLEDLNLAVKAAKQAQENWKRLSGAVRGQYLHKAADIMENRLDEIAECATREMGKTLAETKGETARGIAILRYYAGEGMRKMGDVIPSTDAEALMFTSRVPLGVVGVITPWNFPIAIPIWKIAPALVYGNTVIIKPATETAITCAKIIECFEEAEIPAGVVNMITGSGSIIGQAIAEHPEINAITFTGSDRVGKQIGQQAFVRGAKYQLEMGGKNPVIVAADADLDLAVEGTISGAFRSTGQKCTATSRVIVEHEVYEKFKQKLLAKTKEITVGEGLNEDTWMGPCASENQLQTVLSYIEKGKNEGATLLYGGHQLTDGEYENGFYVEPTIFENVESHMTISQEEIFGPVIALMKVESIEEALALANDVQYGLSASIFTTNISHMLSFINEMDAGLIRINSESAGVELQAPFGGMKQSSSHSREQGEAAKEFFTAIKTVFIKS encoded by the coding sequence ATGACAATTAGTGTTCAAAACAAACAATATTTAAATTTTATTAACGGAAAAGGTGTGCCATCATTGTCTCAAGAGATGATGGAAAGTCTAAATCCAGCCAATAAGAAAGAAGCCGTAGGGTATGTACAAAAATCAACTCTTGAAGATTTAAATCTAGCGGTAAAAGCAGCTAAACAAGCTCAAGAAAATTGGAAACGCTTATCAGGCGCAGTACGCGGACAGTACCTTCACAAAGCTGCGGATATTATGGAAAATAGACTAGATGAAATTGCGGAATGTGCTACACGTGAAATGGGAAAAACCTTGGCTGAAACAAAAGGAGAAACAGCTCGGGGAATAGCTATTCTTCGATACTATGCGGGGGAAGGTATGAGAAAAATGGGAGATGTAATTCCTTCTACCGATGCTGAAGCATTGATGTTTACATCTCGAGTGCCGTTAGGCGTTGTTGGAGTTATTACTCCATGGAACTTTCCTATTGCTATTCCTATATGGAAAATAGCTCCGGCACTTGTTTACGGAAACACTGTCATAATTAAGCCAGCTACTGAAACAGCTATTACATGTGCCAAGATTATCGAATGTTTTGAAGAAGCAGAAATTCCAGCAGGTGTAGTAAACATGATTACGGGATCTGGATCAATCATTGGTCAAGCTATTGCTGAACACCCAGAAATTAATGCTATTACATTTACAGGATCTGATCGAGTAGGCAAACAAATTGGCCAACAGGCTTTCGTTCGAGGAGCTAAATATCAGTTAGAAATGGGGGGGAAGAACCCTGTAATTGTAGCGGCGGATGCAGATTTAGATCTAGCAGTAGAAGGTACAATCAGTGGGGCATTCCGTTCAACTGGTCAAAAATGTACTGCGACCAGTCGGGTAATTGTTGAGCATGAGGTATATGAAAAATTCAAACAAAAGCTATTAGCAAAAACGAAAGAAATTACCGTTGGAGAAGGGTTAAACGAAGACACGTGGATGGGACCATGTGCAAGTGAAAATCAGTTACAGACCGTATTGTCTTATATTGAAAAAGGAAAAAATGAAGGTGCAACTCTTTTATACGGAGGACATCAGTTAACTGACGGAGAATACGAAAATGGATTTTACGTAGAACCTACTATTTTCGAAAACGTAGAATCACATATGACGATTTCACAAGAAGAAATTTTTGGTCCTGTAATAGCGCTGATGAAAGTAGAATCTATCGAGGAAGCATTAGCACTAGCTAACGACGTTCAATATGGACTAAGTGCTTCTATTTTCACTACAAATATTTCTCATATGCTTTCTTTTATTAATGAAATGGATGCTGGACTTATTCGAATTAACTCAGAAAGTGCAGGCGTTGAACTTCAGGCACCTTTTGGAGGTATGAAACAATCAAGTTCCCACTCCAGAGAACAAGGGGAGGCTGCTAAGGAGTTTTTCACAGCTATTAAAACTGTTTTTATAAAAAGTTAA
- the kdgD gene encoding 5-dehydro-4-deoxyglucarate dehydratase has product MNMNRKAPTGILGFPVAPLNIQGKLDEKALETNIQFLLDEGLEAIFIACGSGEFQSLNTKEYTAMLEVAISVVNGKVPVYTGVGGNLSTALEWARISEEKEADGYLILPPYLIEGEQEGLYNYLKAIIEHTSLNAIVYQRDNAILQLSTLEKLTELNQLVGLKDGYGNMELNIELTQSLRKRLGWLNGMPMAEVTMPVYAPIGFDSYSSAISNYIPHISRMFYNALLSHDQELLNELYQNIILPINDIRKQKKGYAVSLIKAGMEIIGLPVTDTVRPPIVSVDKEHYTQLEKILTQAFDQYPKSSKQVLS; this is encoded by the coding sequence GTGAATATGAATAGAAAAGCACCTACAGGAATTTTAGGTTTTCCCGTTGCTCCCCTTAATATTCAAGGAAAATTAGATGAAAAAGCTTTAGAAACAAATATTCAATTTTTATTAGACGAAGGGTTAGAGGCTATCTTCATCGCTTGCGGTTCAGGGGAATTTCAATCCTTAAATACAAAAGAATATACAGCAATGTTAGAAGTAGCTATATCTGTCGTCAATGGAAAAGTTCCTGTTTACACAGGTGTAGGCGGTAATCTTTCTACAGCTTTAGAATGGGCTCGTATTTCAGAGGAAAAAGAGGCAGATGGATATTTAATTTTACCTCCATACTTAATTGAAGGCGAACAAGAGGGCCTTTACAACTATCTAAAAGCAATCATTGAGCATACAAGCTTAAACGCAATTGTTTATCAAAGGGATAATGCCATTTTGCAGTTGTCAACTTTAGAAAAGCTCACAGAATTAAACCAACTAGTAGGGTTAAAAGATGGATATGGAAATATGGAATTAAATATAGAATTAACCCAGTCTTTAAGGAAACGATTAGGTTGGCTAAACGGGATGCCTATGGCTGAAGTAACGATGCCAGTATACGCTCCAATTGGATTTGATTCTTATTCGTCAGCAATATCTAACTATATCCCGCACATCTCAAGGATGTTTTACAACGCTTTATTAAGTCATGATCAAGAGTTACTAAATGAACTCTACCAAAATATAATTCTTCCAATTAACGATATTCGCAAGCAAAAAAAAGGATATGCTGTTTCATTAATTAAAGCAGGGATGGAAATTATAGGTTTACCTGTTACAGATACAGTAAGGCCTCCTATTGTTTCAGTAGACAAAGAACATTACACACAGCTCGAAAAGATTTTAACACAAGCATTTGATCAATATCCTAAATCATCTAAACAAGTTTTATCTTAA
- a CDS encoding MFS transporter, whose protein sequence is MQAKPKLEAGNGKKSQVRWFVVFMLFVLTTINYADRATLSIVGDSVQKELGLNSVSMGYVFSAFGWAYVIGQLPGGWFLDKFGSKTIIACSVFFWSLFTFFQGFIGFFSGGAAIIILFTLRFMVGLAEAPSFPGNSRIVAAWFPKSERGTASAIFNSAQYFALVLFSPIMAWLTHRFGWHFVFIIMGVLGVILAAVWIKVIYSPSKHPRITREEVNYIQQGGGLIDMDDKKVETKKNAGPGWNQIKQLLKSRMLLGVYIGQYCITTLTYFFLTWFPVYLVQARGMSILEAGFIASLPAICGFLGGLLGGIVSDFLLKRGRSLTFARKTPIVIGMLLSCSMIACNYVDAEWIVVVIMSLAFFGKGFGALGWAVVADTSPKEIAGLSGGLFNTFGNIASITTPIIIGYIVNATGSFNGALVFVGANALVAILCYLLLVGEIKRVELKNIPSKDESTFNM, encoded by the coding sequence ATGCAAGCTAAACCAAAATTGGAAGCAGGAAACGGCAAGAAAAGTCAAGTACGCTGGTTTGTCGTATTTATGCTTTTTGTTTTGACAACGATTAATTATGCAGATAGAGCAACGCTGTCCATTGTAGGGGATTCTGTTCAAAAAGAATTAGGCTTAAATTCAGTTTCAATGGGGTATGTTTTCTCAGCATTTGGATGGGCTTATGTAATTGGTCAGCTTCCTGGAGGTTGGTTCTTAGATAAATTTGGATCAAAAACAATCATCGCATGCAGTGTATTTTTTTGGTCTCTTTTTACCTTTTTTCAAGGATTTATCGGCTTTTTTAGTGGAGGTGCTGCTATAATTATCTTATTTACGCTTCGTTTTATGGTTGGGTTAGCTGAAGCCCCTTCTTTTCCAGGAAATAGCCGTATTGTAGCGGCCTGGTTTCCAAAATCTGAGCGTGGGACAGCCTCTGCAATTTTTAACTCGGCTCAGTATTTTGCATTAGTATTATTTTCGCCCATTATGGCATGGCTCACTCACAGATTCGGCTGGCATTTTGTGTTCATTATTATGGGTGTCTTAGGGGTCATCTTGGCTGCTGTTTGGATAAAAGTGATCTATAGTCCAAGTAAACATCCTCGCATTACAAGAGAAGAAGTGAATTATATCCAGCAGGGCGGCGGGCTCATTGATATGGATGATAAAAAAGTAGAAACAAAGAAAAATGCTGGCCCCGGATGGAATCAAATTAAACAACTACTTAAAAGCAGAATGCTGTTAGGTGTTTACATTGGGCAGTATTGTATTACGACTCTCACATATTTCTTTTTAACATGGTTTCCTGTTTATTTAGTTCAAGCGCGCGGGATGTCTATTTTAGAGGCTGGATTTATCGCTTCTTTACCTGCCATATGCGGATTTTTGGGAGGCTTGTTAGGGGGAATTGTATCTGATTTCTTATTGAAAAGAGGCCGTTCATTAACGTTTGCACGTAAAACACCTATCGTTATTGGCATGTTGCTTTCCTGCAGTATGATTGCTTGCAATTATGTAGATGCTGAATGGATTGTCGTAGTAATTATGTCACTTGCTTTTTTTGGAAAAGGTTTTGGAGCATTAGGGTGGGCTGTTGTTGCTGATACTTCACCTAAAGAAATAGCCGGTTTAAGCGGCGGGCTTTTTAATACATTTGGAAACATTGCTTCTATTACAACACCTATTATTATTGGGTACATTGTCAATGCAACAGGATCTTTTAATGGAGCATTGGTTTTTGTGGGCGCTAACGCTCTTGTAGCTATTCTCTGTTATCTTCTTTTAGTGGGAGAGATTAAACGAGTAGAACTAAAGAATATTCCCTCAAAGGATGAAAGTACGTTCAATATGTAA
- a CDS encoding VOC family protein, with protein MNHILNEVGTIFIPVKDIKKARDWYCDMLGLPADGDILYGHLYVIPMNGTGIVLDSKTYSKNTLFKTAAFHLNTNDIKQAYKYMIKKKVELTTEIEHNHWFTFKDPDGNHLMVCQC; from the coding sequence ATGAACCATATATTAAATGAAGTAGGCACAATTTTTATTCCTGTAAAGGACATAAAAAAAGCACGAGATTGGTATTGTGACATGCTAGGTTTGCCAGCAGATGGAGACATTTTATACGGTCATTTATATGTGATACCTATGAATGGAACAGGAATTGTATTAGATAGTAAAACTTATTCAAAAAATACGCTTTTTAAAACGGCAGCTTTTCATTTGAATACAAACGATATTAAACAAGCCTATAAATATATGATAAAGAAAAAAGTAGAGTTAACGACAGAAATTGAACACAATCATTGGTTTACATTTAAAGACCCGGATGGAAATCATCTTATGGTGTGTCAGTGCTGA
- a CDS encoding FadR/GntR family transcriptional regulator, giving the protein MSGSTKKVSFESVNRNTLAKQVVDRIIQLLVSGQLKPGDKLPTEMELLDVLNVSRPVLREALSALEVLGVITRKTRGGTYFNNKIGAHPFSVMLALSMDNLPAVVEARMALELGLVTMAAEKINDDQLRQLKETIEEIKKSTDNNYGAADKEFHRIIAVSADNPVVEGMINSLLFTHEKTDNEITFREPELTVEHHTAIYNALANHDPDDAFKQMYHHLKYVRDKVLKLYNPNK; this is encoded by the coding sequence ATGAGTGGTTCGACTAAAAAAGTGTCATTTGAATCCGTTAATCGTAATACGCTAGCAAAACAAGTAGTCGACCGTATTATTCAGTTATTGGTCAGCGGGCAATTAAAGCCAGGAGATAAACTGCCAACTGAAATGGAGTTATTAGACGTCCTGAATGTAAGTCGCCCTGTATTGAGAGAAGCCTTAAGTGCATTAGAAGTACTTGGTGTAATTACACGAAAAACCCGCGGAGGTACATATTTTAATAACAAAATAGGAGCGCATCCGTTTTCAGTTATGTTAGCGTTATCAATGGATAATTTACCTGCAGTAGTGGAAGCTCGCATGGCACTCGAACTAGGCCTAGTAACCATGGCGGCTGAAAAAATAAACGATGATCAATTAAGACAGTTAAAGGAAACAATCGAGGAAATAAAAAAGAGCACAGATAACAATTATGGTGCTGCGGATAAGGAGTTCCATCGAATTATTGCTGTAAGTGCTGATAATCCAGTGGTAGAAGGAATGATTAATTCCCTGCTCTTCACTCACGAAAAAACAGATAATGAAATTACCTTTAGAGAACCAGAACTTACTGTAGAACATCATACCGCTATTTATAATGCTTTAGCTAATCATGACCCCGATGATGCATTCAAACAAATGTATCATCATCTTAAATATGTACGTGATAAAGTTCTTAAATTATATAATCCTAATAAATAA
- a CDS encoding AI-2E family transporter, whose amino-acid sequence MFKSKLHFWTLELLMIALLIYICKHISFVFLPIGVFISTLFFPILVAGFLFFLFEPIVSFLTRKKVPKTVAILLLYIVFIGVIASIVGGVGPTLSKQLTDLAKNIPSYIVETREFINYLSNSRWFNWLIEQKYVSLDHIEESLLNYASTLPTNLTNSISSVLSVVTNITLTVVTVPFILFYMLKDSHKLRKNTLRMVPASYRKETLRTMKETTNTLATYIQGQMLVCLFVGISTFIGYLIIGLPYALILALIGALTNIIPYVGPFIGVAPALIVGLLYSPTKAILVIIVVVIVQQLDGNIISPLVIGKKLNTHPLTIIILLLVAGNIAGILGMILAIPAYAVTKTIVINIVRMIQFRNKSIKL is encoded by the coding sequence TTGTTTAAATCGAAACTGCATTTTTGGACATTAGAACTATTAATGATTGCTTTATTGATCTACATTTGTAAACATATTTCGTTTGTTTTTCTACCAATCGGTGTGTTTATCTCCACTTTGTTTTTCCCTATTCTTGTAGCTGGTTTTCTTTTCTTTTTATTCGAACCAATTGTGTCATTTCTCACAAGAAAAAAAGTGCCAAAAACAGTGGCCATTTTACTTTTATACATTGTTTTTATCGGCGTAATTGCTTCTATTGTGGGCGGTGTGGGACCTACTTTATCTAAACAATTAACTGATTTGGCTAAGAATATTCCGTCTTACATTGTAGAAACGAGAGAGTTTATAAATTATTTATCTAACTCAAGATGGTTTAACTGGCTTATTGAACAAAAATATGTGTCACTCGATCATATTGAAGAGTCACTTTTAAACTATGCTTCTACTTTACCTACGAATCTCACAAACAGCATTTCATCTGTTTTAAGCGTCGTAACAAATATTACACTTACGGTTGTAACCGTTCCTTTCATTCTTTTTTATATGCTTAAAGACAGCCATAAACTTCGTAAAAATACGTTACGTATGGTTCCTGCTTCTTACCGAAAAGAAACTTTACGTACAATGAAAGAAACAACAAATACGCTAGCTACTTATATTCAAGGCCAAATGCTCGTTTGTTTGTTTGTCGGTATTAGTACATTCATTGGTTACCTTATCATCGGGTTGCCCTACGCATTAATACTTGCACTCATAGGAGCCCTTACTAATATTATCCCGTACGTCGGCCCTTTTATTGGCGTAGCCCCAGCTTTAATCGTAGGTTTATTATACTCTCCTACAAAAGCGATATTAGTGATTATAGTCGTCGTAATCGTTCAACAGCTCGATGGGAACATCATTTCTCCGCTGGTAATCGGAAAGAAATTAAACACTCACCCTTTAACGATTATTATCTTATTACTTGTTGCGGGCAATATTGCAGGGATACTCGGAATGATTTTAGCGATTCCGGCTTATGCTGTAACAAAAACGATTGTGATAAATATCGTAAGAATGATTCAATTCAGAAACAAATCTATCAAGTTGTAA
- a CDS encoding twin-arginine translocase TatA/TatE family subunit translates to MPGATSMVVIGITALIVFGPSKLPDIGRAFGHSLREFKNAAEGIIQDDDKQTPENTTRDKEEKS, encoded by the coding sequence ATGCCAGGAGCCACAAGCATGGTCGTAATCGGGATTACTGCCTTAATTGTATTTGGGCCAAGTAAATTGCCGGACATAGGACGAGCATTTGGACATTCCTTGCGAGAATTTAAAAATGCGGCAGAAGGAATTATACAGGATGACGACAAACAAACTCCAGAGAATACCACTAGAGATAAAGAGGAAAAATCCTAA